The Dendropsophus ebraccatus isolate aDenEbr1 chromosome 10, aDenEbr1.pat, whole genome shotgun sequence genome has a segment encoding these proteins:
- the LOC138802919 gene encoding histo-blood group ABO system transferase-like isoform X2, with amino-acid sequence MFSQNCMSLCKRRRMVLFCLCAGLLLSWYTLKGTISHPAFSFLCSVPKPAIYLQKDFVNSTETTSNSTERHSINLLHEVKLPRMLYTKPNILKQPRTDVLTVTPWLAPIVWHGTFNREILNAQFHQIDVHVGLTVFAIKKYIRYLNKFIESAEKFFMVGHKVNYYVFTDRVKAIPNFTLAEGRQLFILGVPAYKRWQDVTMRRMEMIRDFSIKHFVNEVDFLACADVDLLFLDEVGVEILSNVFGSIHPGFFEKSRREFTNERRPESSAYIAADDGDFYYSGAFFGGAMEEIIRLTDYCHQAMMADKQQNIEALWHDESYLNKYFLLYKPTKLLSPEYIWNDYYGSPVVVKTKRFVHIQKNFEKVRS; translated from the exons GTATACCTTAAAGGGCACCATATCACATCCAGCCTTCAGCTTTCTCTGTTCTGTACCTAAGCCAGCGATTTATCTGCAGAAGGACTTTGT TAACAGCACTGAGACTACCAGTAACAGCACTGAAAGACACTCTATCAACCTTCTCCACGAAGTGAAACTTCCAAG GATGCTCTACACCAAGCCCAACATCCTCAAACAACC GAGAACAGACGTGCTAACAGTAACACCTTGGCTGGCGCCTATTGTCTGGCACGGGACCTTCAATAGAGAGATACTGAACGCTCAGTTTCATCAGATCGACGTCCATGTTGGTCTTACGGTATTTGCCATAAAAAA ATACATCAGGTACCTCAACAAATTCATTGAGTCAGCTGAGAAGTTCTTCATGGTCGGACACAAGGTCAACTATTATGTGTTCACAGATCGGGTCAAGGCGATTCCAAATTTCACCCTTGCTGAAGGTAGACAATTGTTCATCTTGGGGGTTCCGGCCTACAAAAGGTGGCAGGATGTCACCATGAGACGCATGGAGATGATCCGAGACTTCTCCATTAAGCACTTTGTCAATGAAGTGGATTTCTTGGCGTGTGCGGATGTAGATTTGTTGTTTTTGGATGAGGTTGGAGTAGAGATCTTAAGCAATGTGTTTGGATCCATACATCCCGGATTCTTTGAGAAATCTAGACGAGAGTTCACCAATGAGCGTAGACCAGAATCCAGCGCCTATATTGCAGCTGATGATGGAGACTTTTATTATTCTGGAGCATTTTTTGGTGGTGCAATGGAAGAAATCATCAGGTTGACCGACTATTGTCACCAGGCCATGATGGCCGACAAGCAGCAGAATATAGAGGCGCTCTGGCATGACGAGAGTTATCTAAATAAATATTTTCTGCTCTACAAACCAACCAAACTCCTGTCACCGGAATATATATGGAACGATTATTACGGATCTCCTGTTGTTGTAAAAACCAAAAGGTTTGTTCATAtacagaaaaattttgaaaagGTCAGATCTTAA